ACGGAGCACGGGGCCGATCCCCATGTGGTCGTGGGCAGCGACGGCGTCGTGGATGAGCTGGTCCATCTCCGGGTCGAGGAGCGCCATGCTCTCCTCGAAGATGGCGGCGCCGTGCACGTCCTCGAACGGCGAGGGCACGGCCCCGTCGAAGTCCTTCCTGAACCAGTCGGCCAGGCCCATGGCCGCCTCCACGTAGTAGCGCGAGGCCGCGGCGCGCACGATGGCCGTCTGGCTGGCGTCGCCGTCGATGCGGACGCCGTCCACGAGGAGGTACGAGAGCGGGTTGAGGCGGTACGTTCCGGCGTCGGTGGAGGTGAAGACGCCCGCCGTGGCGAGCTGGCGCAGCAGGCGGGCGAGGAACGGCAGCTTGGACGCGGGCAGGGACAGGGCGGCGACCAGTTCGGACGGGGACGCGGCGCCGCCGAGGCGGTGGATGGCCGTGGGGACGCCGAGGTCGACGGCGCAGCGGAGCGACATGGGCGTGAGGTAGCAGAGGCTGTGGCGCCACAGGTCGGACTGCGCCTGGAGCAGCTCCGCGTCGGTGGGGACGAACACCTTCTCGGCCGCCTGACCTGCCATTGCCGATcgatgactctctctctctctctctcactgatGTACGTGTGTTGCGCAGTTCGATCTGCTTAGAGAGAGGAGGGACGGAGGACTCATATAATATAGCAATGCGTCTGCTGTCATTTCTCGTGGAACGCGAGGGTGACGACCATGGCACTATCGCTGTCGATCGACAGGGTAGCGTGTGGGCGCTAGAACACGAAAGAGAAACGATCAAATGAATGACGACCACGGCTATGGCCCATGGCACGCATCATGGCGCCTTTGGCAATGGCCGGTGGTTCAGCTAGGGTTTTAAGTgcaactttgaaaaatttaacagCTAGCATAAAGGAAATCAGAAGGGAAGAGTGAGTAGCACGTAGGCCCCTGAATTATGAAAGCGCAAGCCACTGGCATTATATTATTGGGTGAGGCGAGACGCTCGTGGTGCAGTTTTTTAAGTCATGCAGGTAGGGATCCGGAGAGATTATCTTATTTTTTCCATTTGTTTTTGTAAAAATGCTAAACATATAAAGACTTACAAAGATTACACGCTGACtatgcttttttttctttctaactAACCTCTCTTTTCTGATTTTTAAAAGGGTGTGAGACCCTCATCCCCTTAATCTCCAATTAAAATTCACCTGTCTATAAGATTCCTGTAAACCTATGTATGTGTAACATTACTGTTGTTTTTGGTTGCCGCCAACTACAGAATGCCTGGTGATATGCTCAACCTCAGAATAATTGCTTTGCGAGGTCCTCGCGAGAATTATTTCTTCACATAACTAGTAATGCGACGGCAGCATGTATAATGTAATTGTGTTTATTAATGGAGCTATGATACATGCATCTATTTATTACTATGTTTATTTTTTCAAGAGTATGCCTAGACGTATCATATTTTTATAGAAATCGAAAGTTTAGTAAAAAAAACCACAACTTGCTGCAAACAACAAATGTACTTCATctatcacggtttagaaggcgtgcttGAAAATTCTCTGAAACTTAGATGATtattgattggttgtgagatggacTGAAAAATAGCATCCACACTACGCAAGTCCGCCCCGAGAGTGGCGGTCCAATCAGGGTGCAGCGTCTTGGGTGGCCACCAACCAAGTTTCGTGCTCCTCCCCGTCCTCTCGCCAGATCTGGCCAGACCCCCTACGTGCTTCTAGCCCGATGAGACCTCATCGGCGGGGGCAGTCTCTCCGTCCCAATCCTTCCAGTTTCACGGCCTTTCACGAGTTGATCTGGGGCTCGCGTTCGTTTTTCCACCGACCCGAGTCCCTggtgtttcttggggtggaggTGGTGGGAGATGGAGAAGATGGAGGGGATGCTGAGGAGCTTGAGGCTTTCGGAGGCGGAGAAAGCAGGCCTTCAAATCGGGGACACGCGGATGGAGGAGGCCGATGGGGAGAGGATGACTTTGTTGGAACCGAAAGCGGTGGGGAAAGTTTTGTCGGAGAAGGCAGTTTCGGCAGAAGGACTGACACAAGCGCCGGGGAAAATTTGGTGCCCGCTCCAGGGCATTCATTGCCACAAAATGGATGAGCATATTTTCCTCTTCACCTTCCTGCAAGCCTCGGGGAAGAAGAAAGCTCTGGACAGTGGTCCTTGGATGCTACACAACGATCTGGTGGTAGTGGTGGATTTTGACCCAAATAAAGCTCTGGAGGAGTATGTTTTCAGTAGGGTCCTGATCTGGGTGCAAGTGCTCAAGATTCCCATTGGAAGAATGGATAGGGCGACAAGGGAGATGATTGGGGAAAAGGTGGGAGATTTTGTGGATGTGAAGGTGGGGGAAGACGGGATGGAGGAGGGACAATCACTGCGAATTAAGGTCAAGCTGGACATTACAAAGCCTGTGATGAGGggaacatgttggggaacgttgcatgggaaataaaaattttcctacgcacacgaagacctatcatggtgatgtccatctacgagaggagatttggatctacgtacccttgtagatcgcacagcaggaagcgttaagaaacacaattgatgtagtggaacgtcttcacgtccctctatcagccccatgaaccatcccatgaaccatcccgcaatccgtcccacgatccgttccgatctagtgccgaacggacggcacctccgcgttcagcacacgtacaactcgacgatgatctcggccttcttgatccagcaagcaagacagagagtagatgaattctccggcagcgtgacggcgctccggtggtggtgaggatctactcctgcagggctttgccccagctccgtagaaatacgatctagaggtaaaactatggtgtttagatctgagttgcacgtggcaaaagttgtctcaaatcagccctaaatcaccactatatataggagggagggggaggaggcttgccttgagggccaagccctcaagggtgcgccggccaagggagaggaggagtcctactccaatcctactccaactaggattggaaagtggagtccttctcttccttcccacctcttttttttttctttttctttggtttactttccttggcgcataggccctcttgagctgtgccaccagcccactaagggatggtgcgccacccctagggccattgggctccccccgggtgggttgcccccctcccagtgaacttccggaacccattcgtcactcccggtacaatctcggtaatgcccgaaaaccttccggtaaccaaatgaagtcattctatatatcaatcttcattttccaactattccggaaaccctcgtgacgtccgtgatctcattcgggactccgaacaacattcggtaaccacacatataactcaattatactaaaacatcgccgaaccttaagtgtgcagaccctgcgggttcgagaactatgtagacatgccccgagacactcctcggtcaatatccaatagcgggacctggatgcccatattggatcctacatattccccgaagatcttatcgattgaacctcagtgtcaaggattcatataatcccgtatgttattccctttgtccttcggtatgttacttgcccgagattcgatcgtcggtatccgcatacctatttcaatctcgttaccggcaagtctctttactcgttccgtaacacaagatcccgtgacttacacttagtcacattgcttgcaaggcttgtgtgtgatgttgtattaccgagtgggccccgagatacctctccgtcacacgaagtgacaaatcccagtcttgatccatactaactcaatggacaccttcagagatacccgtagagcacctttatagtcacccagttatgttgtgacgtttgatacacacaaggtattcctccggtgccagtgagttatatgatctcatggtcataggaataaatacttgacacacaaaaacaatagcaataaaatgacacgatcaatatgctacatatataatttgggtcttgtccatcacatgatttcctaatgatgtgatcccgttatcaagtgacaacacttgcctatggctaggaaacctggaccatctttgatcaacgcactagtcaactagaggcttactagggacagtgtgttgtctatgtatccacacatgtatttcagtttccaatcaatacaattctagcgtgcataataaacgattattatgaacaaggaaatataataataactaatttattattgcctctaggtcttatttccaacagtctcccacttgcacttgagtcaataatctagttcacatcaccatgtgattttaacgaatccaatacccatatagttctggggtttgatcacgccttgctcgtgagagaggttttagtcaacggttctgaatctttcagatccgtatgtgctttacaaatctttatgtcgtcttatagatgctactactacgtgctattcagaaatactccaaatatctactctactatacgaatccgttttactactcatagttattcggattagtgtcaaagcttgcatcgacgtaaccctttacgacgaactctttaatcacctccataatcgagaaaaattcttagtccactagttactaaggatatcttTGACCGCTGTTTCGGTGATTCAATCTTgcatcaccttttgtaccccttgacaaactcatggcaaggcacacatcaggtgcggtacaaaacttggcatactttagagcctatggctaaggcataggggacgaccttcatcctttctctttcttctgccgtggccgggcttttgagtcttactcatatttcacaccttacaacacagccaaaaactccttctttgccgatctattttgaactccttcaaaaacttgtcaaggcatgcatttcatttgaaagttctattaagcgttttgatctatctctatagatcttgatgctcaatgttcaaatagctctatccaggtcttcctttgaaaaaatcctttcaaacaacctttttatgcttcacagaagttctacatcacttccgatcaacaatgtgtctaccacatatacttatcagaaattctatagtgctcccactcacttctttggaaatacaagtttctcataaaccttgtacaaccccaaaagctttgatcatctcatcaaagcgtacattccaactccgagatgctcgcaccagtccatagaaggatcgctggagcttgcatacttgttagcatccttaggattgacaaaaccttctggttgtatcacatacaatctttcctcaaggaaaccatcaaggaaacaatgttttgacatcctgtgtgtaatatttcataaataatgcagcaactactaacacgattccaacagacttttagcatcgctacgagtgagaaagtctcatcatagtcaactctttgatcttgtcggaaacatctttgcaacaagtcgagcttttcttaatggtgaatagtcaccatcattgtctgttttccttttaaaagatccatctttacttaatagtcctacgaccatcaagtagttctcccaaagtctacactttgttttcatacatggatcctctctcggatttcatggcctctagccatttgtcggaatccgggcccaccatcgcttcttcatagctcgtaggttcattgttgttcaacaacatgacctccaagacagggttaccgtaccactctgtagtagtacacgaccttgtcgacctacgaggtttgtagtaacttgatccgaagctctaatgattaccatcatcagcttccacttcaattggtgtaggcgccacaggaacaacttcctgcaccctgctacacactggttgaagtgacggttcaataacctcatcaagttccaccaccctcccacccaattctttcgagagaaacctttcctcgagaaaggacttgtttctagaaacaaacactttgcttccggatctgagataggagatgtatccaactatcttggatatcctatgaagatgcttttattcgctttgggttcgatcttatcagactgaaactttttcacataagcgtcacagccccaaactttcaagaaacaacagcttatgtttctccaaaccatagtctatactgtgtcatatcaacagaaatacgcggtgccctatttaaagtgaatgcggttgtctctaatgcataacccataaacgatagtggtaattcgataagagacatgatagtatgcaccatatcaaatagggcgtggctatgacgtttagacacaccatcacactatggtgttcttggtggcatgaattgtgaaataatttccacattgtcttaactgtgtactagaaactcgcaacttagatattcatctctatgatcatatcgtagacagtttatcctcctgtcacgacgatcttcactctgaaatagctttgaacttttcaatatttcagacttgtgtttcatgaagtaaatattcctgtatctactcaaatcgttagtgaagtaagaacataacgatatccactgcgtgcctcagcactcattggacaatacacataaaaaatgtatcactcccaacaagttactctcttgttccatgtggtatgttttgcatgtctcaagtgattcaaaatcaagcgagtccaaacgatccatctgcatggagtttcttcatgcgtcaataccaacatgtatggtttgcatgtctcaaacatttcaaaaatgagtgagtacaaagatccatcagcatggagcttcttcatgcattttataccatcatgactcaagcgacagtgccacaagtaagtggtactatcattattactttgtatcttttggcaccaatattatgaacatgtgtaacactaagatcgagattcaataaaccattgaaggtaattattcaagcaaatagaacaaccattgttctctttaaatgaataatcgtattgcaataaactcgatccaatcatgttcatgctcaacgcaaacaccaaataacaattatttaggtttaacaccaatcccgatggtagagggagcgtgtgatgtttgatcacatcaaccttggatacacttccaacacttatcgtcacctcggctttagctagtctccgtttattccatagcttttacttcgagttactaatcacttatcaatcgaaccggtatctaataccctcgtgctactaggagtactagtaaagtacacatcaatgtcatgtatatcaaatatacatcagtcaactttgccagccttcttatctaccatatATCTAGGGTAGctttgcctcagtgaccgttcccctcataacagaagcacttagtctcgggtttgggtttaatcttgggtttcttcattagagcagcaactggtttgccgtttgctacttctcaaacaacagcgccagaaattgacacgttgacagagactgggcttgcgttggtttttcccttgaagaggaaagggtgatgcaggacaggagcagtaagtatttccctcagtttgagaaccaaggtatcgaaccaaaaggagggctcgtcaagtccagagtacctgcgcaaacacaaacaagcttggacccaacgcttcaaagcggttgccaatcccttcaagattgtttgcaaagtgagatctgaaggcgaaaagtggaacgaagtaaaaagtgcaaggctgaaaatatggtgtggagtagaccgtgggggccatagtgttcactagaggcttctctcataatagcaaatatcacggtgggtgaacaaattactgtcgagcaattgatagaaccgcgcaaaatcatgacgatatctaaggcaatgatcatacatatatgtatcacgtccgagacaagtagaccgatactttctgcatctactactattactccacacatcgaccgctatccagaatgtgttggaattatgccctagaggtaataataaatatagttattattataattcctgtatcaagataatcgtttattatccatgctataattgtattgaatgaagactcatttacatgtgtggatacatagacaaaacaccgtccctagcaagcctctagttggctagccagttgatcaaagatagtcagtgtcttctgattatgaacaaggtgttgttgcttgataactggatcacgtcattaggagaatcacgtgatggactagacccaaactaatagacgtagcatgttgatcgtgtcattttgttgctactgttttctgcgtgtcaagtatttattcctatgaccatgagatcatataactcactgacaccggaggaatgctttgtgtgtatcaaatgtcgcaacgtaactgggtgactataaagatgctctacaggtatctccgaaggtgttagttgatttagtatggatcaagactgggatttgtcactccgtgtgaacggagaggtatctcggggcccactcggtaatacaacatcacacacaagccttgcaagcaatggaacttagtgtaagttgcgggatcttgtattacggaacgagtaaagatacttgccggtaaacgagattgaaataggtatgcggatactgacgatcgaatctcgggcaagtaacataccgaaggacaaagggaatgacataggggattatatgaattcttggcactgaggttcaaacgataagatcttcgtagaatatgtaggatccaatatgggcatccaggtcccgctattggatattgaccgaggagtctctcgggtcatgtctacatagttctcgaacccgcagggtctgcacacttaaggttcgacgtcgttttatgcgtatttgagttatatggttggttaccgaatgttgttcggagtcccggatgagatcacggacgtcacgagggtttccggaatagtccggaaacgaagattgatatataggatgacctcatttgattaccggaaggttttcggagttaccgggaatgtaccgggaatgacgaatgggttccgggagttcaccggaggggggcaacccaccccagggaagcccataggccttgagggtggcacaccagcccttagtgggctggtgggacagcccaaaagggccctatgcgccatagagataaaaatcaaagagaaagaaaaaaaagggaggtgggaaggaagggaaggactcccacccaccaaaccaagtccaactcggtttgggggggggggagtcctccccccttggactcggccgacccccttggggatccttgagccccaaggcaaggtcccctctctcccacctatatatacggaggttttagggctgatttgagacgacttttccacggcagcccgaccacatacctccacgctttttcctctagatcgcgtttcctcggagctcgggcggagccctgctgagacaaggtcatcaccaacctccggagtgccgtcacgctgccggagaactcttctacctctccgtctctcttgctggatcaagaaggccgagatcatcgtcgagctgtacgtgtgctgaacgcggaggtgctgtccgttcggtactagatcgtgggactgatcgcgggattgttcgcggggcggatcgagggacgtgaggacgttccactacatcaatcgcgttcactaacgcttctactgtacgatctacaagggtacgtagatcactcatcccctctcgtagatggacatcaccatgataggtcttcgtgcgcgtaggaaaatttttgtttcccgtgcgacattccccaacagaatgcatctagtgtattgagttcatgacgaacatagtaacgctttaagcaagatgacaagatgtagagggataatctcaaagcaatgatgaaaaccccatctttttacccttgatggcaacaacacgatacgtgcctcgctaccccttctgtcactgggtgaggtcaccgcacggtatgaacccaaaaccaagcacttctcccattgcaagaatcatagatctagttggctgaacaaaacccacaactcaaagagaattacaaggatatgaaatcatgcataagagagatcagaagaaacttaaataagattcatagataatctgatcataaatccacaattcatcggatctcgacaagcacaccgcaaaagaagattacatcggatagatctccatgaatatcatggagaactttgtattgaagatccaagagagagagaagaagccatctagttactagctatggacccgtag
This genomic stretch from Hordeum vulgare subsp. vulgare chromosome 6H, MorexV3_pseudomolecules_assembly, whole genome shotgun sequence harbors:
- the LOC123404683 gene encoding flavonoid O-methyltransferase-like protein Os11g0303600; translated protein: MAGQAAEKVFVPTDAELLQAQSDLWRHSLCYLTPMSLRCAVDLGVPTAIHRLGGAASPSELVAALSLPASKLPFLARLLRQLATAGVFTSTDAGTYRLNPLSYLLVDGVRIDGDASQTAIVRAAASRYYVEAAMGLADWFRKDFDGAVPSPFEDVHGAAIFEESMALLDPEMDQLIHDAVAAHDHMGIGPVLRQCRELFEGLESLTDCGGGDGTTARSIVEAYPHINCTVLDLPKVMDKALPPAQQGVVKYVSGDLFHVVPPAQAVLLKLVLHFWSDEDCIKILAQCKKAVPPRDAGGKVIVIDIVLGSVSGPMLETQHLMDMLMLVMTRGRQREEKDWSEIFTKAGFSGYKIVKKLGARAVIEVYP